CAGCGGCTACGGCCTTGTCAACTTCGGCACTGGTTGCGAGGGCTACCTTCGCCTGGACCTTACCGGTGGCGGGGTTGTAGACATCTCCAAACCGTCCGGAGACTCCGGCCATGATTTCGCCGTTTACCCAGTGATGGACCTCTCGAAGCTGGCGGGCGGTGGATTCGGATGGGGTCAGTGTGGATGTGGCGGACATAGGCGGACCTCCTCTGGAGAGATTTATCCTACCAGCCGCGGTCGAGGGGGCGTAATCGTGCAGACTTCCAGCGGAGAGCAATTGTGCGGGTTTGCGCTCGTCTTTTTTTTGGATCTCTTCTGAAACGATTGTCACCTGTCGGTCACTATCCAAATGTCACGCCTTGTAAGCGAAACTCTTGTTTTCTTTTTTTTGCGTTACTCTCTGCCTTGATTCCCTTCTGGGGCGTACCAGAAGATCCTGTAAGAACGACCAATTGAGCGAGGCGACAGGGTGCCGAAAGATCAGAACTCACGATTACCCTGGAGGTTCGTAACAAGTTCGTCCCACGGTGTAAACTTGGGCGCAAGTACAGCCGCCTGGGGGGATAGAGCTTGCAATTTTTTGCGTTCGACGCGGCGTATCTTGAGAGACTCCGATCTGGAGACGCCCGCACCGAGGAGCACTTTGTCAGCTATTTCGGGGAATTAATCCAGCTGAAGCTGCGTTCGCGACTGAACTCCAGAGAAGCAATCGAAGACGTCCGGCAGGAGACTTTTGTGCGGGTGCTGGGGCTGGTTCGCTCGGCCAATGGCCTGAGGGAGCCTGATCGCCTAGGGGCGTTTGTCAATTCGGTTTGTAACCATGTTTTGATGGAGCATTACCGTTCCAGGAGTAAGACAGAGTCCTATCTCGACAGCGACATGGAAGCCACCCTGGCGAATCACGAACCGAGCGCTCTGAGTCTTCTGGAGACAAAGGATGCGCAGCGAGTCGTTCGTCAGATTTTGACGGAGTTGACCGACCGGGATCGGCAGTTGCTGCAATTGGTTCTGCTGGAAGAGCGCGATAAAGATGAAGTGTGCGCTGAGCTTGGCATAACCCGGGACTATCTGAGGGTGCTAGTACACCGCGCGAAGCAGTCTTTCAAGTCTTTTTATATAAGCCACTTAGGCGATAGCAGGGTGAACTGAAGAAGTCCGTGACACGATTTCGCGGGTTGAAACACTATAGAGTTGAGGCATCTTTGTTAATGAATCATTTCGAATCCACAGAGAGCAGAGCGGTAGAGAAGTATCTGCTGGGAGAGATGTCTCCGGTAGAGCGCGATGCGTTCGAAGAACACTTCTTTGACTGCCCGGAGTGCGCTGCCGATCTTCGCGCAACGGCTGCATTCCTTGATACAGCGAAACAGGAGCTGAAGTCTTTTCCTCGTTCGAAGCCGACGGCTGAGCCTGCGAAGAGATCCCGTTTCGTTCTACAGTGGCCGGTGTTTGCCTGGGCGGCGCTGGCAGCATCTTTGCTGGTGACTGCGTATCAGAATGTCATGGTGTACCCACACCTGACTCGGGAGATTGCTCAGTTGAGCGCACCCGAGGTTCTACCATCGCTATCTTTAGTAAACGGAAACAGCCGCGGCGGCGGTGAGGCAGCTACTGTAACGGTGTCAAAGGCTAAGCCCTTTCTTTTGCTTGTCGATGTTCCTACACAAGATCGCTTTATGGGCTACACTTGCTCTCTGTATTCTCCTTCCGGCACGCTTGCGTGGCACGTCGAGGTGTCTGCACAGGAAGCGAAGGATACTGTTTCGATACGCGTCCCCGGCGTGGACAAGGTGAGCGGCACTTACACCTTGACCGTGCGAGGAGATGCAGATCAAGCTTCAACCGGGCCCGCTGTCGAACTAGCTCACTATCGCTTTACTTTGAATATTCAGGATTAGACTACTGAACTTGAAGGGCTGATATGCGACCCACTTCAACGAAGACATTTTACTTTCAATCCGATGCTCACTCGCTGGGCGGATTCGTTCAACATCCTTCGCAAAAAGTGATCCCGTCACAGGCACATTCTTCGCTGCCGGCCGTAGGAGGCCATGTGACGACAACGACCGGAGCGTTCGATCACGACTCGGTCGTCTCATGCCGAACGGCTTACACACGCGTTTCGGGCAGAGAGCAAGGTGAGGAGGGGCCGTGGTCGATGGTGACTACCTCTGTCATCGAGGGGCTGAACATTATGGAGGTCGTGACGGCCGATCGAATTGTGGGTCAGGTCTCCCTTCAGTACGCCAAGGGCGTTCGCTTCCCTCGCATTTCGTTTGCCGGTTCCCGGTTTGATGGGCTGCGAGTGGCAGGCCGCGATGTTGTGCCGGTGATGAACAAAAAGTTTATGACGCTGCAGTGCGAGGATGAAGACTGCCTTCCGCTCAAGGAGTTTCAGAAGGCAAGCCGCGAGCAGGGTCGCACTATAATCAAGAGCGCCAATGCTAAGAAAGTTAAATGGGTGCACGACAGATTTAGCTGGATGGATTCGGAACCGAAGCCAGGAGAAGATCGATGTGTTCTATGTTCCTTGGTGGATGGCGTGGATCAAGACGTTCCGGGTCGATCGTTCGGTCACGTTCTGGAGATTCCGGAGTTTGGCAGGATCTTTCTAGGGGAGTTTACTCCGAGTTGCGGGTCGGTCCGGCTCTCCATGATTCGGGCCGAGTTGGGTTGCAGTATCCAGGGGAATATCAGCGCGGGAGTTGTGGGGGGCGGGGGCTCAACTTTTCCACCATAGTGCTCTTTGCGGCGACTGTGCTGGCCGCAACTTCATCAGGTTGCCGCTCCTCTCCTGTGAGCCGGGATCCTGAGCAGACTTATCAAAGCATTCGCAGCGATGCCTTGCAGGGCAATCTCGATGTTGCCCAGCAGAGGGCGAAGAGGGCACGAGAAGACTTCTCTCAAATGGGCTCGGATTGGCCCATGAAGTTTCGCATGCTTGAGGCTGAGATCCGCACATATCAAGGACAGCGCCAAGATGTTCTTGCCCTATTGACGGAGAAGGGTGTTTCTTATCCAACCGATGGTGATCTGGCGATCAAGAGAGATTTGCTGTGCGGTCAAGCGTACTCCGGGCTGAATAAGCCGGAGTTGGCTGATCAGGATTTGCGCGAGGCCCGGCGTCTCACCGATTTGAGTCACTCAAAGCTAAACGGTGAGGTTCTTCGGGCCGAGGCCAAGATTCAGCTCTCCAACGACCATCCGGCAGAAGCTACAGCTCTCTATAAGAAGAGCCTGGGGGCTGCTCGAGAGCAGCGGGATACGTTCCTTGAAGCCAGTGACCTTTTGAATCTTGGGTTCGTCGAGTTGCAACAGGAACATTATGATGAAGCGGTGGCGTCGCTGGATGCGGCAACTGATTTTGCCAAGACGATTCAATCGCGGCAGCTCCTTCAAGTAGCACTGGGGAATCTTGGAGTCGCTTATTTTCATCTCGGTGACTTTGAGAAGGCTTTATATAACTTCAAACTGGCTGAAAAAGAAGCGAGAGAGACCGGCTCTACGTACCTTGAGGTTAAGTGGCTTTGGAACGCCGGCTCGTCGAACTACGAACTTGGAAGACTTGATGATGCAAAGCTGGACTATGAACAGTCGCTGAAGGTGGCAACCGCGATCAACGCGCGGGAAGAGATTGCGGGGACCAATACTGAACTGGCGATGGTGCTATTTAAGAAAGGACAGCTCGATTCGGCCAAGAGTCACTGCGATGAGGCGATCCGGGCGGCAGCAGAGTCTGCAGACAAGTCGGCGAAGTTAGAACCTTTGTACGTCCAGGCACTTCTGGCGGTGCGGACGCCAAATGGACAGAACCCAGAGCAGATGCTGCTGCAGG
The nucleotide sequence above comes from Tunturibacter empetritectus. Encoded proteins:
- a CDS encoding RNA polymerase sigma factor produces the protein MQFFAFDAAYLERLRSGDARTEEHFVSYFGELIQLKLRSRLNSREAIEDVRQETFVRVLGLVRSANGLREPDRLGAFVNSVCNHVLMEHYRSRSKTESYLDSDMEATLANHEPSALSLLETKDAQRVVRQILTELTDRDRQLLQLVLLEERDKDEVCAELGITRDYLRVLVHRAKQSFKSFYISHLGDSRVN
- a CDS encoding anti-sigma factor family protein, encoding MNHFESTESRAVEKYLLGEMSPVERDAFEEHFFDCPECAADLRATAAFLDTAKQELKSFPRSKPTAEPAKRSRFVLQWPVFAWAALAASLLVTAYQNVMVYPHLTREIAQLSAPEVLPSLSLVNGNSRGGGEAATVTVSKAKPFLLLVDVPTQDRFMGYTCSLYSPSGTLAWHVEVSAQEAKDTVSIRVPGVDKVSGTYTLTVRGDADQASTGPAVELAHYRFTLNIQD